CATGATGCCGATGATGATGAAGAGCAGAAGACCGGGCAGGGTGCGGTGGGTCTTCCACTCCACGGTCTCGCAGGTGGAGGGGTCGTAGTAGACGCCGTTCATGCCCAGGGCCAGGCCCAGGGCGTCCTGCTTGGTCACCACGGGCTTGGCCGTGTTCTTGGAGACCAGCAGCAGCACCGCGATGAACAGGATGGTGCCGCCCAGGCACATCTGCACCACGTTGGTGGGCAGGGCCAGGCCCATCATGGCGCCCACGATGGCGCAGGCGCTGGCGATGAGCGCCACGGGCAGGGCCAGACGCAGGCTGGCCATGTTGCGCCGCAGCAGACCGGGGCCGGCCGCCAGCGCGCCCGCCAGGGCCACCAGCAGGCCCGCGCCGCGCACGAAGTCCAGGTGGAAGGGGAAGAACCCGCTCACCAGCGGCACGAAGAGCACGCCGCCGCCCACGCCCGCCAGCACCGCGATGATGCCCAGCACGAAGCAGAACACCAGCAGAATGGCTGGCCACATCCACCACGGACCCGAGGGCGCTCCCGCGGCCTGGGCCGCTTCGGCCATGGCCTTGCCGCCGTCCGCCCCCGCGGCGTAGGCGAACGCCGCCCCAGCCAGCCCCAAGGCCAGCACCACCATACCCACTCGCAACCATCTCGATTTCATGTTGGCACGCTCTCCCTTGCTTCCAGATTCTCGTTGGACCGTCCGGACATCCCGGACGCAGCCCCCCACGCTTGTTCCCTAATGCACAATCAAGAAGCATGCCGCAATAAAATCACATAAATTCAAGGTGTTTAATCTTTTTCTACCCTTCCCGAACGGCAAAAGCTTGCCACATTTTGGCAAAGCCTTGCCGCTTTTCGCTTCCCTATCTCCGCCCGAAAGTCTATTTCCACCCCACGCGGCATTGATTTGCCGCCACCCGAAACACCCTGAAGCCGCGACGGAGACCTCGCCCATGGATAACGGCAAAAACTTGCCGGTACGTCTGGACCTCGAAGAACTCCCCGGAGAAGCCACAGGCGTCACCTCCGTGCTCATCGGCTCCCGCGCCATGCGCGACGTCCACAAACTCGCCTCCCAGGTGGCCCCCTCCGACGCGCCC
This window of the Fundidesulfovibrio magnetotacticus genome carries:
- a CDS encoding sulfite exporter TauE/SafE family protein, with the translated sequence MKSRWLRVGMVVLALGLAGAAFAYAAGADGGKAMAEAAQAAGAPSGPWWMWPAILLVFCFVLGIIAVLAGVGGGVLFVPLVSGFFPFHLDFVRGAGLLVALAGALAAGPGLLRRNMASLRLALPVALIASACAIVGAMMGLALPTNVVQMCLGGTILFIAVLLLVSKNTAKPVVTKQDALGLALGMNGVYYDPSTCETVEWKTHRTLPGLLLFIIIGIMAGMFGLGAGWANVPVLNLLMGAPLKVAVGTSKFLLSITDTSAAWVYLNQGCVIPLMAIPSVIGLMCGSFVGVKLLAKAKPKFIRYMVIGVLLFAGAKALQKGLGF